One window of the Pseudalkalibacillus berkeleyi genome contains the following:
- a CDS encoding homoserine dehydrogenase: MESISVGILGLGTVGSGVVKVIENHQDKLFHQIGCPVEIKKALVKEVNKTRDVEVDLSLLTQNPNDVLLDPEIDIVVEVMGSVEETRGYLVQALEQKKHVVTANKDLMAVHGPELLSIAEKNQCDLFYEASVAGGIPILRGLKDGLASDRITKIMGIVNGTTNFILTKMSKEGRSYDDVLSEAQQLGFAEADPTADVGGLDSARKMAILSTLGFSMNIDLDDVQVEGITEVTEEDLQYAEQFGYTMKLIGNAHRQGTKVEVNVEPTLLVNTHPLSSVDDEYNAVYVYGEAVGETMFYGPGAGSLPTATAVVSDMVGVMRNMRLGVNGNSSVIPEFPKQLKGKEEIYSKHFLRLHVEDEVGVLSSITSTFSKNGASFEKVLQNPLPSEKRAEIVLITHQVSLENFEKILSELNDLTAVHGIKSTYRVEGGKS, from the coding sequence ATGGAATCCATTTCAGTCGGTATACTAGGATTAGGTACAGTAGGTTCAGGGGTTGTTAAGGTAATTGAAAATCATCAGGACAAACTCTTTCATCAGATCGGTTGTCCAGTTGAAATCAAAAAGGCTCTCGTAAAAGAAGTAAACAAAACAAGGGATGTCGAGGTAGACCTCTCACTACTAACACAAAATCCTAATGATGTACTGTTAGATCCAGAGATTGATATTGTCGTAGAAGTAATGGGGAGTGTCGAAGAAACGAGAGGATACCTCGTACAAGCTCTCGAGCAAAAGAAGCATGTCGTAACAGCAAACAAGGATTTGATGGCTGTTCATGGACCCGAACTCTTGTCTATTGCCGAGAAGAATCAATGCGATCTATTCTATGAAGCAAGTGTAGCGGGAGGGATACCAATCCTACGCGGGCTGAAAGATGGTTTAGCTTCTGATCGCATAACAAAAATCATGGGAATCGTAAACGGGACTACGAATTTTATTTTGACGAAAATGTCGAAGGAAGGACGTTCATATGACGATGTCCTGTCTGAAGCGCAGCAACTCGGTTTTGCTGAAGCAGACCCGACTGCTGACGTGGGTGGACTGGATTCCGCTCGTAAAATGGCGATTCTATCTACACTTGGTTTTTCAATGAACATTGATTTAGATGATGTCCAGGTGGAGGGCATAACAGAAGTTACTGAAGAAGACCTTCAATATGCAGAGCAATTCGGGTACACAATGAAGTTAATCGGTAATGCTCATCGACAAGGGACAAAAGTTGAAGTGAACGTTGAGCCGACTTTACTCGTCAACACACATCCGTTGTCTTCTGTAGATGATGAATATAATGCTGTATATGTGTATGGAGAAGCAGTGGGGGAAACGATGTTTTACGGACCTGGCGCAGGCAGCCTTCCAACTGCGACAGCCGTCGTTTCAGACATGGTTGGCGTAATGAGAAACATGAGACTTGGTGTGAATGGGAATAGTTCAGTTATTCCAGAGTTTCCCAAGCAACTGAAAGGTAAAGAAGAGATTTATTCAAAACATTTTCTAAGATTACATGTTGAAGACGAGGTGGGTGTTCTTTCAAGTATTACTTCAACTTTTTCAAAGAACGGTGCAAGCTTTGAAAAAGTTCTACAAAATCCACTTCCTTCAGAAAAACGTGCAGAAATTGTCCTTATTACTCATCAGGTTTCTTTAGAGAATTTCGAGAAGATTCTTTCCGAATTAAATGACCTTACAGCTGTTCACGGGATTAAAAGCACATACCGTGTGGAGGGAGGTAAAAGTTGA
- a CDS encoding ABC transporter permease encodes MRLFKNTYFLIGFLFLFTLIATSFLHTFVWDNHVAQTQVLYEKGRAIEAAPLSPSLDIPLGTNNLGFHFTHMISIGAKYTIGFAIIIATIRLLTSLVFGILYGAYLYRFRRYITWFVDVFNYVPVTLLALFILTPFLVENFNGFAYTFWERVGIEVVILAFLAVPTTSILIGNELGRIYNHEFIDGAKVVGGSRLHILWKHVRPHIQPQLWIIFMQQLVQTMLVLAHLGFFKVFFGGTNISFDPNWPDPPQSMSYEWSGLIGNGVRYITVYPWIVLVPIVFFALTILSMNFMLEGMKSVTENWRVKFSTDESSAPNYSKNPSPEKQFTPLKNHTNQRRELRLNHKE; translated from the coding sequence TTGAGATTATTTAAGAATACATACTTTCTAATTGGCTTTCTATTTCTCTTCACTTTGATCGCTACTAGTTTCCTACATACATTTGTTTGGGATAACCATGTAGCTCAAACACAAGTCCTTTATGAAAAAGGGAGAGCAATTGAAGCAGCTCCTTTATCACCTAGTTTAGACATCCCTCTAGGTACGAATAACTTAGGTTTTCACTTTACGCATATGATATCAATTGGTGCAAAGTATACGATTGGATTTGCCATAATAATTGCAACGATTCGCTTACTTACTTCATTGGTATTCGGCATACTTTATGGCGCATATCTTTATCGATTTAGACGCTATATAACTTGGTTTGTTGATGTTTTCAACTATGTTCCAGTTACTTTATTAGCTTTGTTCATATTGACGCCGTTCTTAGTAGAAAATTTCAATGGCTTTGCGTATACATTTTGGGAGCGGGTAGGCATTGAAGTTGTCATCCTGGCATTCTTAGCTGTTCCGACAACGTCCATATTGATTGGAAATGAATTAGGTAGAATCTATAACCATGAATTTATTGATGGTGCAAAGGTTGTAGGTGGGAGTAGACTTCATATTTTATGGAAACACGTGAGACCCCATATTCAACCACAGCTTTGGATTATATTCATGCAGCAGCTCGTTCAAACGATGCTAGTATTGGCGCATTTAGGTTTCTTCAAAGTATTCTTTGGTGGTACAAATATAAGCTTTGATCCGAACTGGCCGGATCCACCTCAATCTATGTCATATGAGTGGTCCGGTTTGATCGGAAATGGTGTCCGTTATATCACTGTCTATCCGTGGATTGTTCTTGTTCCGATTGTTTTCTTTGCTTTAACGATTTTATCGATGAATTTTATGCTTGAAGGCATGAAGTCTGTCACAGAAAATTGGCGCGTGAAATTCAGTACTGATGAATCTTCTGCACCCAACTATAGTAAAAATCCATCACCAGAAAAACAATTTACGCCTCTAAAAAATCACACCAACCAAAGAAGAGAACTCCGATTAAATCATAAAGAATAA
- a CDS encoding ABC transporter permease subunit, with protein MSFLINQLLRFGCIVVGIIMMAGLPNLLPSDGSFTLNWSGYIASIKEVFQGLLNIQEITYSTGGATRALLPQLSGIVSYSLIILIGALLLALVTAGFFTFVTMLIQEKWRGKVKVFTFILESIPDLLIILICQLAIVWLYKQTGLLFFEVASLPGEPIYLLPMVCLSILPMIQYYKVMVSITEIELEKQYVDLAKSKGVYPTMILIYHVLRNALGSLLNYSKTVIWFMLSNLLILEYIFNINGIMSFLLEYLEPTVFALSLLAIFIPIFLFFALGQWLLERFTNEKVVM; from the coding sequence ATGAGTTTTTTAATCAATCAATTGCTAAGGTTTGGGTGTATTGTAGTCGGAATCATAATGATGGCTGGTTTGCCAAACTTATTACCTTCAGACGGTTCATTTACGCTCAACTGGTCTGGTTACATTGCGAGTATAAAGGAAGTCTTTCAAGGGTTGTTGAATATTCAAGAGATTACTTACAGTACGGGCGGGGCAACGAGAGCATTATTGCCTCAATTATCTGGAATCGTTTCTTATTCTCTCATCATTTTAATCGGTGCGCTCTTACTTGCACTTGTAACTGCAGGATTCTTCACATTTGTAACGATGCTTATACAGGAGAAGTGGAGAGGAAAGGTTAAGGTTTTCACTTTCATCCTGGAATCTATACCGGATCTTTTAATTATTCTCATTTGTCAGCTCGCCATTGTGTGGCTTTATAAACAAACTGGGCTGCTATTCTTTGAGGTCGCTTCATTGCCTGGAGAACCAATCTATTTACTTCCTATGGTTTGTTTATCTATACTGCCAATGATCCAATATTATAAAGTCATGGTTTCCATAACGGAGATTGAACTGGAGAAACAATATGTAGATTTAGCAAAAAGCAAAGGTGTCTACCCAACAATGATTCTGATCTACCACGTACTAAGGAATGCACTTGGCAGTTTGTTGAACTATTCCAAAACCGTCATTTGGTTTATGTTATCTAATTTACTCATCCTCGAATACATATTTAATATTAATGGCATTATGAGCTTTTTATTAGAATACCTAGAGCCGACGGTGTTTGCCTTAAGCTTACTTGCGATTTTCATCCCGATCTTTCTGTTCTTTGCACTTGGGCAATGGCTGCTTGAGAGATTTACGAATGAAAAGGTCGTGATGTAA
- the thrC gene encoding threonine synthase: MNQWGGLLSEFQSYLPVSERTPPLSLNEGNTPLVQLPSLSKELDVELYAKIEGANPTGSFKDRGMVLAVAKAKEAGSNVVICASTGNTSASAAAYAARAGMKCIVVIPDGKIAKGKLAQAVMYGAEIVSIEGNFDEALKIVREISEQESVTLVNSVNPFRIEGQKTGAFEICNQLGDAPDLLAIPVGNAGNISAYWRGFKEFHKAQNTILPQMYGFEAEGAAAIVHDRIFHQPETIATAIRIGNPASWNLAVEAVQQSSGRIDEVNDEEIIQAYEDLAKKEGVFAEPASCASLAGLKKLKANSQLMRGQRIVMVLTGNGLKDPDTAISASSFQSKTLPNEYEIVSHYIKGAIGV; encoded by the coding sequence ATGAATCAATGGGGCGGCTTACTATCAGAATTCCAGTCCTATTTACCTGTATCTGAGCGAACACCTCCATTAAGTTTAAATGAAGGAAACACGCCCCTTGTACAACTCCCATCACTCTCAAAAGAACTAGATGTTGAGTTGTATGCAAAGATTGAAGGGGCCAACCCGACAGGATCGTTTAAAGATCGAGGGATGGTTCTAGCTGTTGCGAAGGCGAAGGAAGCGGGTAGCAATGTCGTCATATGTGCGTCAACAGGGAACACGTCTGCTTCAGCAGCAGCTTATGCAGCGAGAGCAGGCATGAAATGTATCGTTGTCATACCAGATGGCAAAATTGCGAAAGGAAAGTTAGCACAAGCGGTCATGTATGGAGCAGAAATTGTCTCAATAGAAGGGAACTTCGATGAGGCGTTAAAGATCGTCCGTGAAATAAGTGAACAAGAATCGGTCACGCTCGTTAATTCTGTAAATCCATTTCGAATTGAGGGACAAAAGACAGGGGCGTTTGAAATATGCAACCAACTTGGAGATGCACCTGATCTACTTGCTATACCAGTTGGGAATGCAGGAAATATCTCTGCTTACTGGAGAGGATTTAAAGAGTTCCATAAAGCGCAAAACACAATACTCCCCCAGATGTATGGATTTGAAGCTGAAGGAGCCGCTGCCATTGTCCATGATCGGATTTTTCATCAACCAGAAACGATCGCAACAGCCATTCGAATCGGTAATCCAGCCAGTTGGAATCTTGCCGTAGAGGCTGTCCAACAATCCTCTGGACGTATAGATGAAGTAAATGACGAGGAAATCATTCAAGCTTATGAGGACTTGGCAAAAAAAGAAGGAGTATTTGCAGAACCGGCTTCCTGTGCCTCGTTAGCTGGATTAAAAAAGTTGAAAGCAAATAGTCAATTAATGCGTGGCCAACGGATTGTTATGGTCTTAACAGGTAATGGACTAAAGGATCCGGACACGGCCATATCAGCAAGTTCATTCCAATCAAAGACATTACCGAACGAATATGAGATTGTATCTCATTACATTAAAGGGGCGATTGGTGTATGA
- a CDS encoding sigma-70 family RNA polymerase sigma factor — protein sequence MENFREVFQEKHSFSIENLRLYKEEIMEEVVDCFAERLTRLAYTYVKDWGKAEDIVQDVFITCYSKLETFRGEGSLKNWLYRITVNRCKDHLKSWSHRNVWFANPVTFFKQESNEHTPELRLIVEDEYNELAESILSLPVKYRELIILYYQEELSLAEISELFKIKPSTLKSRLFQARKLLRTQLEKGAEPNG from the coding sequence ATGGAAAACTTTCGAGAAGTTTTTCAAGAAAAGCATTCATTCAGTATTGAAAACTTACGTTTATATAAAGAAGAGATCATGGAAGAGGTCGTGGATTGTTTCGCTGAGAGATTGACTCGTCTCGCTTATACATATGTGAAAGACTGGGGCAAAGCAGAGGATATCGTTCAAGATGTATTCATTACTTGTTATTCAAAGCTTGAAACGTTTCGTGGCGAGGGTTCATTGAAGAATTGGTTATACCGGATTACGGTTAATCGCTGCAAAGATCATTTAAAGAGCTGGTCCCACAGAAATGTATGGTTTGCCAATCCAGTTACTTTTTTTAAACAAGAAAGTAACGAGCACACCCCAGAGCTCCGATTAATTGTGGAGGATGAATACAATGAATTAGCAGAATCGATCCTTTCGCTGCCTGTTAAATACCGTGAACTTATTATTTTGTACTATCAGGAAGAATTAAGCCTCGCAGAAATTAGTGAGTTGTTCAAGATTAAGCCGTCCACTTTGAAGTCTAGGTTATTCCAAGCAAGGAAGCTTTTGCGAACTCAACTCGAGAAAGGGGCAGAACCTAATGGATGA